A single window of Anaerolineae bacterium DNA harbors:
- a CDS encoding tetratricopeptide repeat protein, protein MTCPYLGTLENREKHYDYPTDENVCYAGGNGASPMTVGAVHQQRYCLSDAFEECTFYRQAQSPAATGPSDLMSLSPAELYERGMTHYRRREWVEARTYFRRLKEIEPTRKGIDDLLEDLNLFIQLQSVRAPVEPEAGLAELLAEATAQAMGAEPTDETEEERLSPVPAAVPAPAGRRPFAGRTMGIIISIAIVIIAALIAVFAGNPPLVGRRASEAEAIALYNRGQARLAVADYDEAIAIFEQLLEMEPDNREAQAALERAKKLKTLDQLYQETQALLKEEQWDKAAEKLRAILELDPNYKDAYALLSDVERKRRLIALFEQGKTNFELGNWAAAASDFEQLRTLDPTFHADEVQEYLFQSYMNDGRALIEGAGEALDPIKEALQRFASALGIHPRDKQAAEERRLATLYLDGRQAYIKGNWDLAVQKVREVYSARPDYAGGWAARTLYSAYVQRGNQFMSAGDCQSALDMFTLALAVEVPDRSVAQERAAEAQNCITPPTPTPTMTPTFTPTVPPTPTRPATPTPVPTATFTPAPPPPTQPPPPPPPTPTPPR, encoded by the coding sequence ATGACCTGTCCGTATCTGGGGACATTGGAGAACCGTGAGAAGCATTACGACTATCCCACCGACGAGAACGTCTGCTACGCCGGCGGGAACGGCGCATCCCCGATGACGGTCGGCGCTGTCCATCAACAGCGCTACTGCTTATCCGATGCGTTCGAGGAATGCACCTTTTACCGCCAGGCGCAGTCCCCAGCCGCAACCGGCCCCTCCGACTTGATGTCCTTATCCCCGGCCGAGCTGTATGAGCGCGGCATGACCCATTACCGCCGGCGCGAGTGGGTGGAGGCGCGCACCTATTTTCGCCGGCTGAAGGAGATCGAACCCACCCGCAAGGGCATTGATGATCTGTTGGAAGACCTCAACCTCTTCATCCAACTGCAGTCGGTGCGGGCGCCGGTCGAGCCAGAGGCCGGCCTTGCCGAACTGCTGGCAGAGGCCACGGCGCAGGCCATGGGCGCGGAGCCGACTGATGAGACGGAAGAGGAAAGGCTGTCGCCGGTTCCTGCCGCTGTCCCCGCGCCGGCCGGCCGTCGGCCGTTTGCCGGCAGAACCATGGGGATCATCATCAGCATCGCCATCGTGATCATCGCGGCGCTGATCGCGGTCTTTGCCGGCAATCCCCCGCTGGTGGGCCGGCGCGCCAGCGAGGCCGAGGCCATCGCGCTCTACAACCGGGGCCAGGCACGCCTGGCGGTGGCGGATTACGACGAAGCCATCGCCATCTTTGAGCAACTGCTGGAGATGGAACCGGACAACCGCGAGGCCCAGGCGGCGCTGGAGCGGGCGAAGAAGCTCAAGACCCTGGATCAGCTCTATCAGGAGACGCAGGCGTTATTGAAGGAGGAGCAGTGGGATAAGGCGGCGGAAAAACTGCGGGCCATCTTGGAGCTGGACCCGAACTACAAGGATGCCTATGCCCTGCTCTCGGATGTGGAGCGCAAGCGCCGGCTGATTGCCCTCTTCGAACAGGGGAAGACCAACTTCGAGCTGGGAAACTGGGCGGCCGCCGCTTCCGATTTCGAACAACTGCGCACCCTGGACCCGACATTCCACGCCGATGAGGTGCAGGAATATCTGTTCCAATCCTATATGAACGACGGCCGCGCCTTGATCGAGGGGGCCGGCGAAGCGCTGGACCCCATCAAAGAGGCGCTCCAGCGCTTTGCCAGTGCACTGGGTATCCATCCGCGGGATAAGCAGGCCGCCGAGGAGCGCCGGCTGGCTACCTTATACCTGGATGGGCGGCAGGCGTACATCAAAGGTAATTGGGATCTGGCTGTCCAGAAGGTGCGCGAGGTGTACTCGGCACGGCCCGATTATGCCGGCGGATGGGCGGCGCGCACCCTATACTCGGCCTATGTCCAGCGCGGCAACCAGTTCATGAGCGCCGGCGACTGCCAGTCCGCCCTGGACATGTTCACGCTGGCGTTGGCAGTGGAGGTGCCGGACCGCAGTGTGGCGCAGGAGCGCGCCGCGGAGGCGCAAAACTGCATCACGCCGCCCACGCCAACCCCGACCATGACGCCGACCTTCACGCCGACCGTGCCTCCGACGCCCACCCGGCCGGCCACGCCGACCCCAGTGCCAACCGCCACTTTCACGCCGGCGCCGCCGCCACCCACCCAGCCGCCGCCGCCACCGCCGCCCACTCCCACGCCCCCGCGCTGA